The following proteins are encoded in a genomic region of Victivallis lenta:
- a CDS encoding phospholipid carrier-dependent glycosyltransferase has protein sequence MNRRKKRFCLLILGLTGLAALFRLFRLDAALEYDEIWTLENYASASLKVIFTELALPNNHPLNSLAVKLTAFSGGAPQWIRLVPFLAGVLAVPLAGAAAFGLWKRRSAALWSMFFVAVLPQAVFYSQQARGYSLQLFFLLVFTAGLFAARRRPVAGCAGILLGAAGAMLTLPTSAFYLAAIGSAGLYRCRKDYRNRLPAAFSLAAAGAGSLIWVLVNLKSFEANRSWGSPIDSFGDLFSFLIDTAGQNLPYPVLFGALTALLLGFRRSRPLLWLWGCLTVSAVAFNAGPPRTYLPLAAATALTAGYGIDLLLRRFPGGRKYLAACFVPAALAALAAAYRQPYPDWYAIHRTIRELPPEITVVFPANDSNPLAWNNAPESYREQLRRIAPLPPGHAERKLLVVSRDGSMTGSTSSGAETKIPLSVPGIPVELDAMHGMLYGLEELDGPPATGTPFLAFIRPLPEPEAKKLLRILSAGQECLFLNFWLCTPVTENDILYRYYLAGGIAGEPEKTGWDAFLHEKPGATALYRIVPAGKSR, from the coding sequence ATGAACCGCCGGAAAAAGCGGTTCTGCCTCCTCATTCTCGGGCTGACCGGGCTCGCCGCGCTGTTCCGGCTCTTCCGGCTCGACGCGGCACTCGAATACGATGAAATCTGGACGCTGGAAAACTATGCGTCCGCCTCTCTCAAGGTCATTTTCACCGAGCTTGCGCTGCCCAACAACCATCCGCTGAACTCTCTGGCCGTCAAGCTGACCGCCTTCTCCGGCGGCGCGCCGCAGTGGATCCGGCTCGTGCCGTTCCTCGCCGGGGTGCTGGCCGTGCCGCTGGCGGGCGCCGCGGCGTTCGGGCTCTGGAAGCGCCGGAGCGCCGCGCTCTGGAGCATGTTCTTCGTCGCCGTCCTGCCGCAGGCCGTGTTCTACTCGCAGCAGGCGCGCGGCTATTCGCTGCAGCTCTTCTTTCTGCTGGTGTTCACCGCCGGACTGTTCGCGGCGCGGAGACGCCCCGTCGCGGGATGCGCCGGAATCCTGCTCGGCGCGGCGGGGGCGATGCTGACGCTGCCGACCTCCGCCTTCTATCTCGCGGCCATCGGAAGCGCCGGGCTGTACCGGTGCCGGAAGGATTACCGGAACCGCCTCCCGGCGGCGTTTTCTCTGGCGGCCGCCGGCGCCGGGTCCCTGATCTGGGTGCTGGTCAACCTCAAAAGCTTCGAGGCGAACCGCAGCTGGGGCAGTCCGATCGATTCGTTCGGCGACCTCTTTTCGTTCCTGATCGATACGGCCGGGCAGAATCTGCCGTACCCCGTCCTGTTCGGAGCGCTGACCGCATTGCTGCTCGGCTTCCGCCGCAGCCGGCCGCTGCTCTGGCTCTGGGGTTGCCTGACAGTGTCGGCGGTCGCATTCAATGCCGGTCCGCCGCGCACGTACCTGCCGCTGGCGGCGGCGACCGCGCTCACGGCCGGATACGGAATCGACCTGCTGCTGCGCCGTTTTCCGGGCGGCCGGAAATACCTGGCCGCATGTTTCGTGCCGGCCGCTCTGGCCGCGCTGGCCGCGGCTTACCGGCAGCCGTATCCGGACTGGTATGCGATCCACCGGACCATCCGGGAGCTGCCGCCGGAGATCACGGTCGTCTTTCCGGCCAACGACTCGAATCCGCTGGCGTGGAACAACGCGCCCGAAAGCTACCGCGAACAGCTCCGCCGCATCGCGCCGCTGCCGCCCGGCCACGCGGAGCGGAAACTGCTCGTGGTCAGCCGGGACGGTTCCATGACCGGCAGCACGTCCTCCGGAGCGGAGACGAAAATCCCCCTCTCCGTCCCGGGCATTCCGGTCGAACTCGATGCCATGCACGGCATGCTGTACGGGCTCGAAGAGCTGGACGGGCCGCCGGCCACAGGAACCCCGTTCCTCGCCTTCATCCGCCCGCTGCCGGAGCCGGAAGCGAAAAAGCTGCTGCGGATTCTTTCTGCCGGGCAGGAGTGCCTGTTTCTGAATTTCTGGCTCTGCACTCCCGTCACGGAAAATGATATCCTCTACCGTTACTACCTTGCCGGCGGCATCGCCGGGGAGCCGGAAAAAACCGGCTGGGACGCATTCCTGCATGAAAAACCCGGCGCGACCGCCCTCTACCGGATCGTTCCGGCCGGAAAATCACGATAA
- the dxr gene encoding 1-deoxy-D-xylulose-5-phosphate reductoisomerase, whose product MRKGVVILGATGSIGRSARAALAALPKRFHVVGLVARNNLAELAAQAAEFRPEWTVTTDPARAGELAELLPPDLKAAGGMEKVHELVTAPQTDIVLCAIVGTAGLEPVIAALRAGKRVALASKEVLVLAGEIIERELAANPSAELIPVDSEHSAIFQCLAGRKHREIRNLYLTASGGAFRTWPRERLAAATVEDALAHPTWNMGAKVTIDSASMMNKALEMVEARHLFRVEPEQVRVLIHPQSVIHSMVELNDSSLIAQLSRPDMRFAITYAFTYPERAATNLPALDFSTRLGLELQLPEPGRYPALVFAEEAMKRGGTLPGVMNAANEVAVDKFRRGEIRFPAIWRIIEKTMSAHEVEPQSDFQTIRVADAWARAYAAGLR is encoded by the coding sequence ATGCGGAAAGGCGTAGTCATACTCGGAGCAACCGGCTCGATCGGCAGAAGCGCGCGCGCCGCGCTGGCCGCGCTGCCGAAACGTTTCCATGTAGTCGGGCTCGTGGCCCGGAACAATCTTGCGGAGCTCGCCGCGCAGGCGGCGGAATTCCGTCCGGAGTGGACGGTCACCACCGATCCGGCCCGGGCCGGAGAGCTCGCGGAACTCCTTCCGCCGGACCTGAAGGCGGCGGGGGGGATGGAAAAGGTCCACGAACTCGTCACAGCCCCGCAGACCGACATCGTGCTCTGCGCCATCGTCGGAACCGCCGGGCTCGAGCCGGTCATCGCCGCGCTTCGGGCCGGGAAGCGGGTCGCGCTCGCCAGCAAGGAGGTGCTCGTGCTCGCGGGAGAGATCATCGAGCGTGAGCTCGCGGCCAATCCCTCGGCCGAACTGATCCCGGTGGACAGCGAGCACTCGGCGATCTTCCAGTGCCTCGCCGGGCGGAAGCACCGGGAAATCAGGAATCTCTACCTGACCGCCTCGGGCGGCGCTTTCCGCACCTGGCCGCGCGAGCGCCTCGCCGCCGCGACGGTGGAGGACGCCCTCGCCCATCCGACCTGGAATATGGGGGCGAAAGTGACCATCGACTCCGCGTCGATGATGAACAAAGCGCTCGAAATGGTCGAAGCGCGCCATCTGTTCCGGGTCGAGCCGGAGCAGGTCCGGGTACTGATCCACCCGCAATCGGTCATTCACTCGATGGTCGAGCTGAACGATTCGAGCCTGATCGCCCAGTTGTCGAGGCCCGACATGCGGTTTGCGATCACCTATGCCTTCACGTATCCGGAACGTGCGGCGACGAACCTGCCCGCGCTCGATTTCTCCACCCGGCTCGGACTCGAGCTCCAGCTCCCGGAGCCGGGGCGCTATCCGGCGCTCGTCTTCGCCGAGGAGGCGATGAAGCGCGGCGGCACGCTGCCCGGCGTCATGAATGCGGCGAACGAGGTCGCCGTCGACAAATTCCGGCGCGGCGAAATCAGGTTCCCGGCGATCTGGCGGATCATCGAAAAGACCATGAGCGCGCACGAGGTCGAGCCGCAATCCGACTTCCAGACCATCCGGGTCGCAGACGCCTGGGCGCGCGCCTATGCGGCGGGACTCCGATGA
- the dtd gene encoding D-aminoacyl-tRNA deacylase — MRALVQRAAAGSVDVAGERIGEIGKGLVILLGVTHSDTEKDAAFLAEKCMNLRIFEDDAGKMNRSLLDVGGEALIISQFTLYGDASHGRRPSFTEAARPEVAIPLYEKFVELCRGYGVRVATGRFGAEMLVSIRNDGPVTILAESR; from the coding sequence ATGAGGGCTCTGGTACAGAGGGCGGCGGCCGGAAGCGTCGACGTCGCGGGCGAACGGATCGGCGAGATCGGCAAAGGCCTCGTCATCCTGCTCGGCGTGACCCACTCCGACACGGAGAAGGATGCGGCGTTCCTGGCCGAAAAATGTATGAATCTGAGGATTTTCGAGGACGACGCGGGCAAGATGAACCGTTCGCTGCTGGATGTCGGCGGCGAAGCGCTCATCATCTCGCAGTTCACGCTGTACGGCGATGCGTCGCACGGGCGGCGTCCCTCCTTTACCGAGGCGGCGCGGCCGGAAGTCGCGATCCCGCTCTACGAGAAATTCGTCGAGCTCTGCCGCGGATACGGCGTGCGGGTCGCGACCGGCAGATTCGGGGCCGAAATGCTCGTTTCGATCCGGAACGACGGCCCGGTAACCATTCTGGCGGAGTCGCGGTAA
- the folE gene encoding GTP cyclohydrolase I FolE, translated as MQQQIHDILVEMGEDPSREGLLDTPKRVEKSLRFLTRGYGQTLEEVVNGALFEAESDDMVIVRDIEFFSLCEHHMLPFFGKCHVGYIPKGKIIGVSKVARIVDMFARRLQVQERLTKQVSEALMKILGAEGVGVVVEAQHLCMQMRGVEKQHSVMTTSSMVGSFRRELATRNEFTRLIR; from the coding sequence ATGCAGCAGCAGATTCATGACATTCTCGTCGAGATGGGCGAAGACCCGTCGCGCGAGGGGTTGCTCGATACGCCGAAGCGGGTGGAGAAAAGCCTGCGCTTCCTGACGCGCGGCTACGGCCAGACGCTGGAGGAGGTGGTCAACGGAGCACTGTTCGAAGCCGAGTCCGATGACATGGTCATCGTGCGCGACATCGAGTTCTTCAGCCTCTGCGAACACCACATGCTGCCGTTTTTCGGCAAATGCCATGTCGGCTACATTCCGAAGGGGAAGATCATCGGCGTCAGCAAGGTGGCGCGCATCGTCGACATGTTCGCGCGGAGGCTCCAGGTGCAGGAGCGGCTGACCAAGCAGGTCTCCGAAGCGCTGATGAAGATCCTCGGTGCGGAAGGCGTCGGCGTCGTCGTCGAGGCGCAGCACCTCTGCATGCAGATGCGCGGCGTCGAGAAACAGCATTCGGTCATGACCACGAGCTCGATGGTCGGTTCGTTCCGGCGCGAGCTGGCGACCCGGAACGAGTTCACCCGGCTGATCCGATGA
- a CDS encoding SGNH/GDSL hydrolase family protein — translation MGKLILFQGDSVTDCGRTSSGDPDGNLGVGYPYFITARLWADRLGEEIETVNRGISGNRVVDLYARWKIDALNLNPDVLSILIGVNDTWHEFMYRNGVEVPRYAGFYRKLIDWTREKLPDCKLVLCEPFVLETGVVTPEWVQEMDQRRAAVKSLADEYGAVFVPFQSVLSAAAEKAGDPAKILGDGVHPTPRGHQLMADAWLKAAAGVL, via the coding sequence ATGGGCAAATTGATTTTGTTTCAGGGGGATTCGGTCACGGATTGCGGCCGCACATCGAGCGGTGATCCGGACGGGAATCTCGGCGTCGGTTATCCGTATTTCATCACGGCGCGGCTCTGGGCCGACCGTCTCGGCGAGGAGATCGAAACCGTGAACCGCGGCATCAGCGGGAACCGGGTGGTGGATCTCTACGCGCGTTGGAAAATCGACGCGCTGAACCTGAATCCGGACGTGCTGTCGATCCTGATCGGCGTCAACGACACCTGGCATGAGTTCATGTACCGGAACGGAGTCGAGGTGCCGCGCTACGCCGGGTTCTACCGGAAACTGATCGACTGGACCCGGGAGAAGCTCCCGGACTGCAAACTCGTGCTCTGCGAGCCGTTCGTGCTCGAAACCGGCGTCGTGACGCCGGAGTGGGTGCAGGAGATGGATCAGCGCCGCGCGGCAGTCAAATCGCTGGCGGACGAATACGGCGCCGTGTTCGTCCCGTTCCAGAGCGTCCTGTCGGCGGCGGCGGAAAAGGCCGGCGACCCGGCGAAAATTCTCGGCGACGGCGTCCACCCGACGCCCCGCGGACATCAGCTTATGGCGGACGCCTGGCTCAAGGCCGCCGCCGGAGTGCTGTAA
- a CDS encoding SDR family NAD(P)-dependent oxidoreductase, with amino-acid sequence MSLTTIRDLSNRYGADPSFVLAGGGNTSYKDEKYLYVKPSGVALAEIRESDFVRMERETIRKVFSLSGYADNVEREAMVTKLMAFAAADAAARRPSVEAPLHELMPFTYIVHLHPAMVNGLTCSKNGKKECGRLFPDALWIPETDPGFILAKTVYDASVQYEKEHGKPVSMIFLQNHGVFVGGNTAQEIDAAYGRIMSTLREAYEKAGIPTRLTGFGELDEAFAFETAPQLRGRLGDGETPLTIKVLPPFRTARGPFTPDHIVYAKSYSLVTDDPTEAEIRAFEDKNGYKPLVVEVPGRAVFCAGKNGKGAETVALLARDGALVQQLTEAFGGPRNLSDAGRSFIENWEAESYRKKVAGGANIRLSGKVAVVTGGAQGFGYGIAEELAAEGATVVIADMNVEGAKAAAEKLKAAGGASAVAVNIADEASVAEMVRSVVLSYGGIDLFVANAGVLKAGSVRTFEKRDWDFVTNVNYTGYFLCVKHVSDVMARQNACCNGWTDIVQVNSKSGLVGSNRNGAYAGSKFGTVGLTQSFALELVSDRIKVNSVCPGNFFDGPLWSDPERGLFVQYLKSGKVPGARTVADVKLHYEKQIPMHRGCFPSDVAKAIIYAVCQSYETGQAIPVTGGQVMLN; translated from the coding sequence ATGTCACTCACCACGATTCGCGACCTCTCCAACCGTTACGGCGCCGACCCCTCCTTCGTTCTGGCCGGCGGCGGAAACACTTCGTACAAGGACGAAAAATATCTCTATGTGAAGCCGAGCGGCGTCGCCCTCGCGGAGATCAGGGAATCCGATTTCGTCAGGATGGAGCGTGAGACGATCCGCAAGGTATTCTCCCTCTCCGGCTACGCGGACAACGTCGAGCGCGAAGCGATGGTGACGAAACTCATGGCCTTCGCGGCCGCCGATGCCGCCGCGCGCCGTCCGTCGGTCGAAGCGCCGCTGCATGAGCTCATGCCGTTCACCTACATCGTGCATCTGCATCCGGCCATGGTCAACGGCTTGACCTGCTCGAAGAACGGAAAAAAGGAGTGCGGGCGGCTGTTCCCGGACGCGCTCTGGATTCCCGAAACCGATCCGGGCTTCATCCTGGCCAAGACGGTTTACGACGCGAGCGTGCAGTACGAAAAGGAGCACGGCAAGCCGGTTTCGATGATCTTCCTGCAGAACCACGGCGTTTTCGTCGGCGGCAATACCGCGCAGGAGATCGATGCCGCGTACGGCCGGATCATGTCCACGCTGCGCGAAGCCTACGAGAAGGCCGGAATCCCGACCCGGCTCACCGGTTTCGGAGAGCTCGACGAAGCGTTCGCCTTCGAAACCGCCCCGCAGCTGCGCGGCCGGCTCGGCGACGGCGAAACGCCCCTGACAATCAAGGTGCTGCCGCCCTTCCGCACCGCGCGCGGGCCGTTTACGCCCGATCATATCGTCTATGCGAAATCGTACTCGCTCGTCACCGACGACCCGACCGAGGCCGAAATCCGCGCGTTCGAAGATAAAAACGGTTACAAGCCGCTCGTGGTCGAAGTGCCCGGCAGAGCGGTCTTCTGCGCCGGCAAAAACGGCAAAGGGGCCGAAACGGTCGCGCTTCTCGCCCGGGACGGCGCGCTCGTGCAGCAGCTGACCGAGGCATTCGGCGGCCCGCGCAACCTCTCCGACGCCGGGCGAAGCTTCATCGAAAACTGGGAGGCCGAGTCGTACCGCAAGAAGGTTGCGGGCGGCGCGAACATCCGGCTCTCCGGCAAGGTCGCGGTCGTGACCGGCGGAGCACAGGGCTTCGGCTACGGCATCGCCGAGGAACTGGCCGCCGAGGGGGCCACGGTCGTCATCGCCGACATGAATGTCGAGGGCGCGAAAGCAGCAGCCGAAAAGCTGAAGGCTGCGGGCGGAGCCTCCGCCGTGGCGGTCAACATCGCGGACGAGGCGTCCGTGGCGGAGATGGTCCGCTCGGTCGTGCTGTCCTACGGCGGAATCGACCTCTTCGTGGCGAACGCGGGAGTCCTCAAGGCCGGCTCGGTCCGCACGTTCGAAAAGCGCGACTGGGATTTCGTGACCAATGTGAACTACACCGGCTATTTCCTCTGCGTCAAGCATGTCTCCGACGTGATGGCGCGCCAGAACGCCTGCTGCAACGGCTGGACCGACATCGTCCAGGTCAACTCGAAGAGCGGGCTCGTCGGCAGCAACCGCAACGGCGCCTACGCCGGCAGCAAGTTCGGCACGGTCGGTCTCACGCAGAGCTTTGCGCTGGAGCTGGTTTCGGACCGGATCAAGGTCAACAGCGTCTGCCCCGGCAATTTCTTCGACGGTCCGCTCTGGTCGGATCCCGAGCGCGGCCTCTTCGTGCAGTACCTGAAGAGCGGCAAGGTTCCGGGCGCCAGGACGGTGGCGGACGTGAAGCTGCATTACGAAAAACAGATCCCGATGCATCGCGGCTGCTTCCCGTCGGACGTGGCGAAGGCGATCATCTACGCGGTCTGCCAGTCCTACGAAACCGGCCAGGCAATTCCGGTCACCGGCGGACAGGTTATGTTGAATTAA
- a CDS encoding L-rhamnose isomerase, with product MASMFDAAKKVYADLGVDVEAAFNRLDQIPISLHCWQGDDVAGFENSTALDGGLAVTGNYPGRARNADELRADLEKTLSLIPGKKRLNLHSIYAETDGRPVKRNELEPKHFARWMDWAKENGLGLDFNPSYFSHPMMKDGLTLSSPDAGVRKFWVEHGIACRAIAEAFGRKLRSTCITNFWVPDGFKDTPFDRLAPRERLADSLDKIFSVECNPRYNRDAVECKLFGIGAESCTVGSHEFYMGYAMKNGKLLCLDAGHFHPTEVISDKITSTLLYFDEILLHVSRGVRWDSDHVVTMTEELRAIAEEIVRHNYDKRVHIGLDYFDASINRVMAWTIGARNMSKALLMALTEPAAILKKAEKSGDKGSRLAWMEEAKTLPFAAVWEEYCTRNNVPGMAWIDEVKTYEKDVLSKRS from the coding sequence ATGGCTTCCATGTTTGATGCGGCGAAAAAAGTCTATGCCGATCTCGGCGTCGATGTCGAAGCGGCGTTCAACCGGCTCGACCAGATTCCGATCAGCCTTCACTGCTGGCAGGGCGACGACGTCGCCGGCTTCGAAAACAGCACCGCCCTCGACGGCGGCCTCGCCGTGACCGGCAACTATCCGGGCCGCGCGCGGAACGCCGACGAGCTCCGCGCCGACCTCGAAAAGACGCTCTCGCTGATTCCGGGCAAAAAGCGGCTGAACCTCCATTCGATCTACGCCGAGACCGACGGCAGGCCGGTCAAGCGCAACGAGCTCGAGCCGAAACACTTCGCGCGCTGGATGGACTGGGCGAAGGAGAACGGCCTCGGCCTCGATTTCAACCCGTCGTACTTTTCGCATCCGATGATGAAGGACGGCCTCACGCTGTCGAGCCCCGACGCGGGCGTGCGGAAGTTCTGGGTCGAGCACGGCATCGCCTGCCGCGCCATCGCCGAGGCGTTCGGCAGGAAGCTGCGCAGCACCTGCATCACGAACTTCTGGGTGCCGGACGGCTTCAAGGACACCCCGTTCGACCGCCTCGCCCCGCGTGAACGGCTGGCCGATTCGCTCGACAAGATCTTCTCGGTCGAATGCAATCCGCGCTACAACCGCGATGCGGTCGAATGCAAGCTCTTCGGCATCGGCGCCGAGAGCTGCACGGTCGGTTCGCATGAGTTCTACATGGGTTATGCGATGAAGAACGGCAAGCTGCTCTGCCTCGATGCCGGGCATTTCCACCCGACCGAAGTCATCTCCGACAAGATCACGAGCACGCTGCTCTATTTCGACGAGATCCTGCTGCACGTGAGCCGCGGCGTCCGCTGGGACAGCGACCACGTCGTCACCATGACCGAGGAACTCCGCGCCATCGCCGAGGAGATCGTCCGCCACAACTACGACAAGCGGGTCCACATCGGTCTCGACTACTTCGACGCCTCGATCAACCGGGTCATGGCCTGGACGATCGGCGCGCGCAACATGTCGAAGGCGCTCCTGATGGCGCTGACCGAGCCGGCCGCCATTCTGAAGAAGGCCGAAAAGTCCGGCGACAAGGGCAGCCGCCTCGCCTGGATGGAAGAGGCCAAGACCCTCCCGTTCGCCGCCGTGTGGGAGGAGTACTGCACGCGAAACAACGTTCCGGGCATGGCGTGGATCGACGAGGTCAAGACCTACGAAAAGGATGTGCTCTCGAAGCGCAGCTGA
- a CDS encoding prepilin peptidase — protein sequence MLNLLRLTDGSNYYWWTRAGFSDDYVVWFFVFSSFLFGSCLGSFLNVCIWRMPLGESIVTAPSHCPKCGTPIRWFDNIPVVSYLALRGRCRSCKAPISPRYVIVEALTGILFALLLFKVGATQQPPFTLLLYFTMTLLCITTIWIDFEHRLIPDATTYPAILFGLAASAAFPSVWGVSNHLLSGAYALISGAAAGGALALFAIVGRAVSGREVLGWGDVKFVTAAGILLGLPGACFAVLAGSLLGSLYGVFRAFRSRRKLSRVTVPLGPFLAFGCFAWMFAGEKLLRWYLGFFPNFES from the coding sequence ATGCTGAATCTGCTGCGGCTGACCGACGGCTCCAACTATTACTGGTGGACGCGCGCCGGATTTTCGGACGATTACGTCGTCTGGTTCTTCGTGTTCTCGAGCTTTCTCTTCGGAAGCTGCCTCGGCAGCTTCCTGAATGTCTGCATCTGGCGCATGCCGCTCGGCGAATCGATCGTCACCGCTCCGTCGCACTGCCCGAAGTGCGGCACGCCGATCCGCTGGTTCGACAACATCCCGGTGGTCAGCTATCTTGCGCTGCGCGGCCGCTGCCGCAGCTGCAAAGCTCCGATTTCACCGCGCTACGTGATCGTCGAGGCGCTGACCGGAATCCTCTTCGCGCTGCTGCTTTTCAAGGTCGGCGCGACGCAGCAGCCGCCGTTCACGCTGCTGCTCTATTTCACAATGACGCTGCTCTGCATCACCACGATCTGGATCGACTTCGAACACCGGCTGATTCCGGATGCGACGACATACCCGGCAATCCTGTTCGGGCTCGCCGCGTCGGCGGCGTTCCCGTCGGTGTGGGGAGTGTCGAACCATTTGCTCTCCGGCGCATACGCGCTGATCTCCGGAGCGGCGGCGGGGGGAGCGCTCGCTCTCTTCGCGATCGTCGGGCGCGCCGTTTCCGGGCGCGAGGTGCTCGGCTGGGGCGACGTCAAATTCGTCACGGCCGCCGGAATCCTGCTCGGTCTGCCGGGAGCCTGTTTCGCGGTGCTGGCCGGGTCGCTGCTCGGATCGCTCTACGGCGTATTCCGCGCGTTCCGCAGCAGGCGGAAACTCTCCCGCGTCACGGTTCCGCTCGGACCGTTCCTCGCCTTCGGCTGCTTCGCATGGATGTTCGCGGGCGAAAAGCTCCTGCGCTGGTATCTCGGTTTCTTTCCGAATTTTGAATCGTAA
- a CDS encoding shikimate dehydrogenase family protein: MRNYAVIGDPVGHSRSPGMQNAAFEHYRLGSPYVKRHVRPGELGAFVEEARRTLAGFNCTVPHKSAIIPYLDEVDPKALAASSVNTVTVREDGTLAGTSTDGYGLEMALETNFGRPLAGAEVCFIGCGGAAHATSFHLAERGVRTIRLANRTLSKAEELAEKLRAANPGLAVETALPSDSDTLARWFAATDFLIQATSLGLRETDPAPFDLGLLRPGLRMAVFDTIYLDTPVLRKARQAGLPAAGGAAMLLYQGAKSFEIWTGLAAPIDAMRAGMEGNSSC, from the coding sequence ATGAGAAACTACGCTGTCATCGGAGATCCCGTCGGACACAGCCGTTCCCCCGGGATGCAGAACGCCGCCTTCGAACATTACCGTCTCGGCTCCCCCTACGTCAAGCGGCACGTCCGGCCCGGGGAGCTCGGCGCCTTCGTCGAAGAGGCCCGCCGCACACTGGCCGGGTTCAACTGCACGGTTCCGCACAAGTCCGCGATCATCCCGTACCTCGACGAGGTCGACCCGAAGGCGCTCGCCGCGTCGAGCGTCAACACCGTGACGGTCCGGGAGGACGGCACGCTGGCCGGAACCAGCACGGACGGGTACGGCCTTGAAATGGCGCTCGAAACGAACTTCGGCCGGCCGCTCGCCGGCGCCGAAGTCTGCTTCATCGGCTGCGGCGGCGCGGCCCATGCGACGAGCTTTCACCTGGCGGAGCGCGGAGTCCGGACGATCCGCCTCGCCAACCGGACGCTCTCCAAGGCGGAAGAGCTTGCGGAAAAACTCCGCGCGGCGAATCCGGGTCTCGCGGTCGAAACCGCCCTCCCCTCCGACAGCGATACGCTCGCGCGCTGGTTCGCCGCCACGGATTTCCTGATTCAGGCCACCAGCCTCGGGCTGCGCGAAACCGACCCCGCGCCGTTCGACCTCGGCCTGCTGCGGCCCGGGCTGCGCATGGCGGTCTTCGACACGATCTATCTCGACACCCCGGTGCTCCGCAAAGCCCGGCAGGCGGGGCTGCCGGCGGCGGGCGGGGCGGCGATGCTGCTCTACCAGGGGGCGAAATCATTTGAAATCTGGACCGGGCTCGCGGCTCCCATCGATGCGATGCGCGCCGGCATGGAGGGGAATTCATCATGCTGA